The proteins below come from a single Lepidochelys kempii isolate rLepKem1 chromosome 20, rLepKem1.hap2, whole genome shotgun sequence genomic window:
- the C20H19orf67 gene encoding UPF0575 protein C19orf67 homolog isoform X1 produces MAGKQGHGGTFCPEGAAKAQCFSPGSATSLAPCSPERGLFSSPVSEARWLSCPPPQAESPTHESLTLEELLTPVTEKLKYLLKKAEDFQTYLLYSRDRMQKEQFAKAVPTFLQMCQPYFEYLESTARSYNSGLGALQASVRKRLLEISEQLALRLEQLVLMYASFSFVSLEDTDPFNVSCFFCGRFWLSEWHQLSVFRFCISAPYTAARLPCNLYKKMRWNLDFLEEGAGAGGRRRAHRTEYYFLCFRDTGRENAVKMQKLWSIGRWVPLDPDTEHSSDVLQWVLCPQPTGDFQPLLTIGFEEPSHTLATDLLVQILSAPTCAPLPCPGTSREPLYWGSPGGQGQ; encoded by the exons ATGGCAGGCAAGCAGGGGCACGGTGGCACCTTCTGCCCAGAGGGCGCTGCCAAGGCCCAGTGCTTCAGCCCCGGCAGCGCCACGAGCCTGGCTCCGTGCAGCCCAGAGCGCGGCCTCTTCTCTTCGCCCGTGTCCGAAGCCCGCTGGCTGAGCTGCCCGCCACCGCAGGCCGAGTCCCCGACCCACGAGAGCCTCACGCTGGAAGAGCTGCTCACCCCCGTCACGGAGAAGCTCAAGTACCTCCTGAAGAAGGCAGAGGATTTCCAGACATACCTGCTCTACAG CAGGGACAGGATGCAGAAGGAGCAGTTTGCTAAGGCCGTGCCCACCTTCCTGCAGATGTGCCAGCCCTACTTCGAATACCTGGAATCCACCGCCCGCAGCTACAACTCCGGCCTGGGCGCCCTGCAGGCGTCCGTGCGCAAGAGG ctgctggagatCTCGGAGCAGCTGGCGCTGCGGCTGGAGCAGCTGGTGCTGATGTACGCCTCCTTCAGCTTCGTCTCCCTGGAGGACACCGACCCCTTCAA TGTCTCATGTTTCTTCTGCGGCCGCTTCTGGCTCAGCGAGTGGCACCAGCTCTCTGTCTTCCGCTTCTGCATCTCCGCCCCCTACACGGCCGCCCGCCTGCCCTGCAACCTCTACAAGAAGATGCGCTGGAACCTGGACTTtctggaggagggggcgggggccggggggcggCGCCGGGCACACCGCACTGAGTA CTACTTCCTGTGCTTCCGGGACACGGGCAGGGAGAACGCCGTCAAGATGCAGAAGCTCTGGTCCATCGGGCGCTGGGTGCCCCTGGACCCCGATACAGAGCACTCCTCTGACGTCCTGCAGTG GGTGCTGTGCCCGCAGCCCACGGGTGACTTCCAGCCACTGCTGACCATCGGTTTCGAGGAGCCCTCGCATACCCTGGCCACCGACTTGCTGGTGCAGATCCTGAGCGCCCCGACCTgcgctcccctcccctgccctggcacCAGCAGGGAGCCCTTATACTGGGGCAGCccaggggggcagggacagtAG
- the C20H19orf67 gene encoding UPF0575 protein C19orf67 homolog isoform X2: MAGKQGHGGTFCPEGAAKAQCFSPGSATSLAPCSPERGLFSSPVSEARWLSCPPPQAESPTHESLTLEELLTPVTEKLKYLLKKAEDFQTYLLYRDRMQKEQFAKAVPTFLQMCQPYFEYLESTARSYNSGLGALQASVRKRLLEISEQLALRLEQLVLMYASFSFVSLEDTDPFNVSCFFCGRFWLSEWHQLSVFRFCISAPYTAARLPCNLYKKMRWNLDFLEEGAGAGGRRRAHRTEYYFLCFRDTGRENAVKMQKLWSIGRWVPLDPDTEHSSDVLQWVLCPQPTGDFQPLLTIGFEEPSHTLATDLLVQILSAPTCAPLPCPGTSREPLYWGSPGGQGQ, from the exons ATGGCAGGCAAGCAGGGGCACGGTGGCACCTTCTGCCCAGAGGGCGCTGCCAAGGCCCAGTGCTTCAGCCCCGGCAGCGCCACGAGCCTGGCTCCGTGCAGCCCAGAGCGCGGCCTCTTCTCTTCGCCCGTGTCCGAAGCCCGCTGGCTGAGCTGCCCGCCACCGCAGGCCGAGTCCCCGACCCACGAGAGCCTCACGCTGGAAGAGCTGCTCACCCCCGTCACGGAGAAGCTCAAGTACCTCCTGAAGAAGGCAGAGGATTTCCAGACATACCTGCTCTACAG GGACAGGATGCAGAAGGAGCAGTTTGCTAAGGCCGTGCCCACCTTCCTGCAGATGTGCCAGCCCTACTTCGAATACCTGGAATCCACCGCCCGCAGCTACAACTCCGGCCTGGGCGCCCTGCAGGCGTCCGTGCGCAAGAGG ctgctggagatCTCGGAGCAGCTGGCGCTGCGGCTGGAGCAGCTGGTGCTGATGTACGCCTCCTTCAGCTTCGTCTCCCTGGAGGACACCGACCCCTTCAA TGTCTCATGTTTCTTCTGCGGCCGCTTCTGGCTCAGCGAGTGGCACCAGCTCTCTGTCTTCCGCTTCTGCATCTCCGCCCCCTACACGGCCGCCCGCCTGCCCTGCAACCTCTACAAGAAGATGCGCTGGAACCTGGACTTtctggaggagggggcgggggccggggggcggCGCCGGGCACACCGCACTGAGTA CTACTTCCTGTGCTTCCGGGACACGGGCAGGGAGAACGCCGTCAAGATGCAGAAGCTCTGGTCCATCGGGCGCTGGGTGCCCCTGGACCCCGATACAGAGCACTCCTCTGACGTCCTGCAGTG GGTGCTGTGCCCGCAGCCCACGGGTGACTTCCAGCCACTGCTGACCATCGGTTTCGAGGAGCCCTCGCATACCCTGGCCACCGACTTGCTGGTGCAGATCCTGAGCGCCCCGACCTgcgctcccctcccctgccctggcacCAGCAGGGAGCCCTTATACTGGGGCAGCccaggggggcagggacagtAG